One genomic region from Bufo bufo chromosome 3, aBufBuf1.1, whole genome shotgun sequence encodes:
- the LOC120994445 gene encoding OX-2 membrane glycoprotein-like yields MSAIIISPVTLEDEGCFKCIFNLFPVGASAGKICLNVYEEKISEPTLDVKIIDRPEMLEKLLVITCSGSGLPAPNISWNHSLDLQYEPQTCSIVNSDGTMTVISNLTQTMDETLEGTKVTCIVNHPTLGAEKRLSKLVPYTGGTYSKREDTTTGRTHTRILVIPPLVFAIIIILLIR; encoded by the exons ATGTCAGCAATTATCATCAGCCCCGTGACTTTGGAGGATGAGGGGTGTTTTAAATGTATCTTCAATCTGTTTCCAGTTGGAGCTTCAGCTGGAAAAATTTGCCTCAATGTGTACG aagaaaaaataTCCGAGCCAACGTTGGATGTTAAGATAATTGACCGCCCGGAGATGTTGGAAAAACTTCTGGTTATCACCTGCAGTGGATCAGGACTTCCAGCTCCCAACATCTCATGGAACCATTCACTGGACCTACAATATGAACCTCAAACATGTAGTATTgtgaattctgatgggaccatgacCGTCATCAGTAATCTGACCCAAACAATGGATGAGACCTTAGAAGGGACAAAAGTGACCTGTATTGTAAATCACCCGACACTTGGAGCTGAGAAACGTCTTTCTAAACTGGTGCCTTACACAG GCGGAACGTATTCTAAAAGGGAGGACACAACCACAGGGAGGACCCATACACGGATTTTAGTAATTCCTCCCCTTGTTTTTGCTATAATCATTATCCTGCTGATAAGGTAA